In one window of Shewanella goraebulensis DNA:
- a CDS encoding SPOR domain-containing protein, whose product MFASELTEKLLAEGCTPESFAVLSRQSDAYCIDKVWGEWAVFYSERGIDSKPIYTSDSETEACEFFYDYILKQEHWHLVGFFKVEAEALELESMLDKIGIHSIRNDIPAFNAPNDPRYRVFVVGKDIFKAKEKLGSLAITYT is encoded by the coding sequence GTGTTCGCATCAGAGTTAACTGAAAAATTATTAGCAGAAGGTTGTACGCCAGAAAGCTTTGCTGTGTTATCACGCCAAAGTGATGCTTACTGCATAGATAAGGTATGGGGCGAATGGGCTGTTTTTTATTCTGAAAGAGGAATAGATTCTAAACCTATCTATACATCGGATTCTGAAACTGAGGCTTGTGAGTTCTTCTATGATTACATTCTAAAACAGGAGCACTGGCATTTAGTTGGCTTTTTTAAAGTTGAAGCAGAGGCGCTAGAACTAGAAAGCATGCTGGATAAAATTGGCATACATTCAATTCGCAATGATATTCCGGCTTTTAACGCACCCAATGATCCAAGGTACCGTGTATTTGTTGTAGGCAAAGACATATTTAAAGCAAAAGAAAAGCTTGGTAGTTTAGCAATAACATACACCTAA
- a CDS encoding FRG domain-containing protein — MYDVDESFETAREFFNFLLEENIFEPKSVFDVSEKFTNSFIFRGQAQREWPLMPTAHREDNKLENFTPQPPHESLKSDRLEHVKIQTHAEIRSVYLFLEAADHVGIKTPIDYSLFKGQVDGSDDIFEQKLLPSIALAQHHGVSTRLLDWTESPFIASYFAAKSALSQKAGSYFSIICLSTHLLKDIKSIELISAPKANNRFLGAQRGLFTRINNANAYYIDNGEWPSLDTAITLNRPNKLYTRHGAIRLSLPISEAKSLLQLLYKLDISELTIMPSLDNAAKNFNYKKTIWGKT, encoded by the coding sequence ATGTATGATGTAGACGAATCGTTTGAAACAGCCCGAGAATTTTTTAACTTTTTGCTTGAAGAAAATATATTTGAGCCCAAAAGTGTTTTTGATGTAAGTGAAAAATTCACGAATAGTTTCATTTTTCGAGGTCAAGCCCAAAGAGAGTGGCCTTTGATGCCGACGGCACATCGTGAAGATAACAAGTTGGAAAACTTTACCCCTCAGCCCCCCCATGAAAGCTTAAAGTCTGATCGTCTTGAGCATGTAAAAATACAAACACATGCTGAAATTAGATCAGTATATTTATTTTTAGAAGCTGCTGATCATGTAGGAATAAAAACTCCAATTGATTACAGTTTGTTTAAAGGGCAAGTAGATGGCTCCGATGACATATTTGAGCAAAAACTTTTGCCAAGCATCGCCTTAGCTCAACACCACGGGGTATCAACAAGGCTTTTAGACTGGACTGAATCGCCATTTATTGCATCTTACTTTGCCGCCAAATCAGCATTGTCTCAAAAGGCTGGTTCATACTTTTCTATCATTTGTTTGAGTACGCACTTGTTAAAAGACATTAAAAGTATTGAGCTTATTTCTGCCCCTAAAGCTAATAATAGATTTTTAGGTGCCCAACGAGGTTTGTTTACAAGAATAAACAATGCCAATGCTTACTATATTGATAATGGTGAATGGCCTTCCTTGGATACAGCTATTACATTAAATAGACCAAATAAACTTTATACTAGGCATGGAGCTATTCGGCTATCCTTGCCTATTTCGGAAGCAAAATCATTGTTACAGTTGCTTTATAAATTGGATATATCAGAGTTAACTATTATGCCTTCTCTTGATAATGCAGCAAAAAACTTTAATTATAAAAAAACTATTTGGGGCAAAACTTAG